GCTGATTTTCTTAATAAATCTAGTGTTTCCATATCTAGCTGAGCTTGTTCACCAATTAAAACTGAATACTTTGCAACTCTGACTGAATGACCAGCAGTATATGGATCACGAGCATCTAATGCTAATGCTAGTGTTGTAAAAAGACTGTCTAATAGTTGTTTGTTTATTTTATCCCTTCGTTTAAGACCACTAACCATTTGATTATAGCCGGATATTAATTTGGAAAATTCATCAGAATACACATCTTTTTGATAAACAAGATTACCTTGCTGAATTTGTTGCATCGCATCTTCAAGTGTTTGGATAGGTTCTGCTATATTATGAAACAATAAATACGCACCATAAAAAGCAAATAATATCGAAACAACTAAAACGATAACAAGCCCAACTCCAGTATTCTGTCAATAATGGGATGGAGGCTTCGGTAAATCGAAAATGAGTGGCTAAGCTAAATAATAACAAAGGAAAAATACCTATAAAAATTGCACTATACAATACTTTCTTTTGTATCGAAATGTATATATGCGATTGATGTGAAAAGTCCACGTCATATAAATTCTGACTTTGATCTCTAATATAAACAAGTATCGGCTGTATAGCCTTCGTAGCTAAAAAGAATTCTATAATAGCATGCATTCCTGCTATAAGTACAGAAGCACCGAAAGCAATTCCAACATAATACAAAGGAAAAGGAAGCATTTCATTGTTAATATAAATGTAGCTCATTGCCATGGCAGGTATAGAAAATCCAAATAAATGCGGACCGAAGATTCTATAAACACTAAGAATAGGTAATCGATGTGTTTGTTTATAAGATAATCTTAAGTCATGAAGTGACGGTTGATCATTCAGGAATGTCCTCTTTATTGGTCTGATCATAAGTGAAAATACAATACTTTCTAGTGAAAGCATACATAAAAGTGAAAGGCAGATTATTTTCCCCAATAAAATGGTTTCATTTAATTGTACATCTATTGTTGTAAACATGAAAAGTGCTCCAACTCCAAATACTGCAAGTAAGGAGCCAAATATATAGTTTCTAAGTAGAATCAATAAAAAATGTCTAAATATCGTATGTCGCATTTGCTCACAACCTAACATAAGTGGTAAAGAATAAAGTGTCTCCATATATATCGGCTAGAAATGATAAATATTAAGGGGAATAAAAGACAAGGATGACTCTTTGGGAAAGTCATCCTTTTTAGATTGAGGTGATATTTGCATTTGCTTTATGATTCTTATGATTCAATCTTCTTTGCTTTCTCTCAAATGCCTCACTTAATTTTGGAAGTGTGAAGGCATAGAAGAGGGAAACTAGTAAAATAATAGCGGCAATTCCGTAATAGAGTAAATCAATTTCCTCGATGATTTTTGGGAATAAAAGTGCAATAAGACCTAATGTCATAGATTGTGCAAACATCATTAGTGGGTCAATCCATCCACTAACACGGCCCATAAGTTTAGGATGGACAATTTTAGGCATCCAACCGCCAATTGCTATATTAATTGGACCTAAGCATGTCCCAATAATAAACACGATTATAAGAAAGATCGATATTCTATCTGTAAAACCTAAAAAGAAAACGAGCAAACTTGTTAGAAAGATTGGAAAGATCATTAATTGATGTGGCTTAAACTTTGAGGCAATTAATGTTCCCAGACCGCTTCCTGTTAATAATCCTAAACCTAATGAAATGGCGAAAAGGGATGCATACCATTCATAGTTTGTAGGTGAGAGTTCATATTTCATTGTAAACATAGGTAAAATAGCAAATGCTCCATTAAAAAAACCAAAAACAAAAAAGCCAAAGATTAAAGAAGCTAACAGTCGATTTTTAATAATATAGAGTATTCCATCTTTAAAATCGACAAATGAAGATTTAATACTAACATCCTTCCATTCTAACCTTCCGTTAGGAAGTCTTGCAGAAGATGGTATCTGACATGACCTAATAAGTAAGCCAGAGATAATAAAGCTAACAAAGTCAACAGCAACTGCACCATGTATCCCGATTGTTTTATACATTGCTGCACCTATGCCGACTCCAAACACCATAAAAATACTAAAAAGCATTTGATTTAGTCCAGCTGCTTGTGCATATTGATCTTTGTTTAAAATCCCTTGAACAAGACTATTTTCAGCAGGGAAAAAGAATTTTGTTACAGCACTTCTTAAGAAAAGTACCAGAAAAATAAGAGGGATAGAGTTAGTGAAAAGTGAACCAAATAAGATAACGGTTAAAGCTGCGCGTATCCAGTCACAATTTTCAGCTACTTTCTTACGATCAAATCTGTCTGCGACAACTCCAACGATGAAAAAAACGAGAATGGTAGGCAATGAATACATCAGCTCTGCAATTGTTGCATAAGAAGGCTGATGACTAAAATGATCCAGCAAATAAAAGGCAAAAGCCATATTTCCTATTGTTGTACCCATTTGCGAAAAAAGGGCAGCATAGAATAATTTAACAAAGTTACGATTACGAAAAATTTTCATTTGTTTTCTCCTTATTTTCTTCGTCCGTATCTACAATTGTCATTATAAGGTAACAAATAACGTTTTGATACGTAAATTACAAAATCTTAATAAAATCTTAAGGTCTTATCATTACATTAGTACCATTAGGAACTAGTGAAGCTAGTTCTAAAACATCGCTGTTGTACATTCTAATACATCCTTGTGAAACGGCTTTACCAATAGAAGATGGGTTGTTTGTTCCATGTATGCCATAGTGGATTTTAGACAAGGAAAGCCACATTGCCCCAAAAGGTCCACCAGGGTTTGGTTCCCGATTTACAATGACAAAATCTCCGACAGGGGTTGAACTAACCATTTTCCCTACGGCAATAGGGTATTCTTTCATAACTTGTCCGTTTCTGTTTAGGGTTAAACGTTTATTGGATATAGATATTTGAATCGAATAAGGAATGGTATTAGGATTAGGTAATCCTGGAATCGTTATTTTTTGTCCAATATAGATAATATTAGGATTTTGAATTGAGTTTGCTGATAATAGCTTATTTATAGTAGTTCGGTAATTAGCAGCTATCAGGGCAAGGCTTTCTCCTTGTTTAACAATATGAATCATGTTAATACCTCCAATTATAATAGACACTGTCATACAGAGATTTTGTAAAAAAAGAAATCAATATAACTTATGTATGGATATGGTATAATGTACATTAATTTATTCCTATAAGATGACGTTTACAGTAAGATATCAAATAAATGTTTAATACTTTATTCGCACAGTTGTATGTAATTTATATATGTAAGGGTGTTGAAATTGAATCAAGAAAAATATGCAATAGTTGATATCGGATCAAATACAATGCGACTTGTTATTTACTTACGGGAGAAAAGCGGAAGATTAAAAGAAATTGAAAATGTAAAGGTAGTGGCACGTCTTAGAAACTATTTATCAGATGAGGGAGTGTTAATGGACGAAGGAATGTCAATTTTAATTAACACGCTTCTTAGTTTTAAGGAGGTAACAAATCATCATAAATTAGATGAGGTAAAATGTGTGGCCACTGCTACAATCCGCCAAGCCAAAAATCAGCAAACAGTTCTTGAAAAAGTAAAAGCTGAGACTGACTTTGTGATTAGAATCTTATCAGAGTATGAAGAAGCTTATTTTGGTTATTTAGCTGTAGTTAATACAACACCTTTTGATCATGGTATTACAATTGATATTGGTGGAGGAAGTACAGAGCTTACGTACTTTTCTAATCGAAAATTAATAAGTTATCACAGTTTTCCGTTTGGAGCGCTATCTTTAAAAAAGCA
This Metabacillus endolithicus DNA region includes the following protein-coding sequences:
- a CDS encoding L,D-transpeptidase family protein, whose protein sequence is MIHIVKQGESLALIAANYRTTINKLLSANSIQNPNIIYIGQKITIPGLPNPNTIPYSIQISISNKRLTLNRNGQVMKEYPIAVGKMVSSTPVGDFVIVNREPNPGGPFGAMWLSLSKIHYGIHGTNNPSSIGKAVSQGCIRMYNSDVLELASLVPNGTNVMIRP
- a CDS encoding MFS transporter, with the translated sequence MKIFRNRNFVKLFYAALFSQMGTTIGNMAFAFYLLDHFSHQPSYATIAELMYSLPTILVFFIVGVVADRFDRKKVAENCDWIRAALTVILFGSLFTNSIPLIFLVLFLRSAVTKFFFPAENSLVQGILNKDQYAQAAGLNQMLFSIFMVFGVGIGAAMYKTIGIHGAVAVDFVSFIISGLLIRSCQIPSSARLPNGRLEWKDVSIKSSFVDFKDGILYIIKNRLLASLIFGFFVFGFFNGAFAILPMFTMKYELSPTNYEWYASLFAISLGLGLLTGSGLGTLIASKFKPHQLMIFPIFLTSLLVFFLGFTDRISIFLIIVFIIGTCLGPINIAIGGWMPKIVHPKLMGRVSGWIDPLMMFAQSMTLGLIALLFPKIIEEIDLLYYGIAAIILLVSLFYAFTLPKLSEAFERKQRRLNHKNHKANANITSI